Proteins encoded within one genomic window of Setaria italica strain Yugu1 chromosome IV, Setaria_italica_v2.0, whole genome shotgun sequence:
- the LOC101777292 gene encoding peptidyl-prolyl cis-trans isomerase FKBP13, chloroplastic, which produces MAPSTSTTSPLSRLLLSLPKPGAARHPRPAPCPDAACSAKSPGAGLVLRRREAAAAVLSAAVLSRFLLLPAAAEAADSGGECPLEVAPSGLAFCDRVVGTGAAAQEGQLIRAHYTGKLEDGTVFDSSYKRGKPLTFRVGVGEVIKGWDQGIVGGEGIPPMLAGGKRTLKLPPALAYGEKGAGCRGWEPTSCVIPPNSTLLFDVEYVGTAFG; this is translated from the exons ATGGCTCCGTCCACCTCCACCACGTCGCCGCTGTCCCGCCTGCTCCTCAGCCTCCCGAAGCCCGGCGCCGCTAGGCACCCCCGCCCGGCGCCGTGCCCGGACGCCGCGTGCAGCGCCAAGagccccggcgccggcctcgtcctccgccggcgcgaggccgcggcggccgttctgtccgccgccgtgctctcccgcttcctcctcctccccgcggcggcggaggccgcggacAGCGGCGGGGAGTGCCCGCTCGAGGTGGCGCCGTCCGGGCTCGCCTTCTGCGACCGCGTCGtcggcaccggcgccgccgcccaggagGGCCAGCTCATCAGG GCGCATTACACGGGCAAGCTGGAGGACGGCACGGTGTTCGACAGCAGCTACAAGCGCGGGAAGCCGCTCACCTtccgcgtcggcgtcggagaG GTGATTAAAGGGTGGGATCAGGGCATAGTAGGCGGCGAGGGGATCCCGCCGATGCTCGCAG GTGGTAAGCGGACGCTGAagctgccgccggcgctggccTACGGCGAGAAGGGGGCGGGGTGCAGAGGCTGGGAGCCCACCTCCTGCGTCATCCCGCCCAACTCCACGCTCCTCTTCGACGTCGAGTACGTCGGCACAGCCTTCGGCTGA
- the LOC101778521 gene encoding SKP1-like protein 1A, with translation MASPTMFTLISCDDERFEVTEAAANMSQTIRHMIEDGCADGGVPLPNVDAKTLAKVLEYCNRHAAAAASPEPAAAGPAATASASAGKDDDDDLASFDKAFVDVDKDTLYNLLLASNYLEVKGLLDLTCQKVADMIKGKMPDQIRQTFGIKNDFSPEEDEEIRKEYSWAFE, from the coding sequence ATGGCTTCCCCGACGATGTTCACGCTCATCAGCTGCGACGACGAGCGCTTCGAggtgacggaggcggcggccaacATGTCGCAGACCATCCGCCACATGATCGAGGACGGCtgcgccgacggcggcgtccCGCTCCCCAACGTCGACGCCAAGACCCTCGCCAAGGTGCTCGAGTACTGCAAcaggcacgccgccgccgccgcgagccccgagcctgctgctgccggccccgccgccaccgcgagcGCCTCGGCGGgcaaggacgacgacgacgatctgGCGAGCTTCGACAAGGCGTTCGTGGACGTCGACAAGGACACGCTGTACAACCTCCTGCTGGCCTCCAACTACCTCGAGGTCAAGGGGTTGCTGGACCTCACCTGCCAGAAGGTCGCCGACATGATCAAGGGCAAGATGCCGGACCAGATCAGGCAGACGTTCGGGATCAAGAACGACTTCTCgcccgaggaggacgaggagatcCGCAAGGAGTACTCATGGGCTTTCGAGTAG
- the LOC101777710 gene encoding probable serine/threonine-protein kinase PBL17: protein MGACFSQEEHRLQSRPAEAAGPDGLRKSKSDSKAIASVLAPPKDVVDLQVEGYGNVNIFTYNELRAATKNFRPDQILGEGGFGVVYKGVIDENVRVGFPSRQVAVKELNPEGFQETRNGLAEVNYLGQLSHPNLVELIGYCCEGSHRLLVYEYMACGSLEKHLFRRVCLNMPWSTRMKIALGAARGLEYLHGAERSIIYRDFKTSNILLDADYNAKLSDFGLARTGPSGDQTHVSTRVMGTYGYAAPEYVMTGHLTARSDVYGFGVVLLEMIIGRRAVDKSRPTREHNLVDWARPLLVHNRKLFRIIDPRMEGQYSTKAAIEVASLAYRCLSQNPKGRPTMSQVVETFEAVQNMPECQDILLQNSITGAVTLYEVPKEPAESVEKEKAKQEPAVKTAAVPPVNGKPVPQSRRTRPGNGRSKSEPSLECKMYIPSPDSDGQQLGLETLASPSRNGSMQDPPDEDLYKI from the exons ATGGGCGCATGCTTCTCGCAGGAGGAGCACCGGCTCCAGAGCAGGCCAG CTGAAGCTGCTGGACCAGATGGCCTGAGAAAGTCTAAATCGGATTCTAAAGCTATAGCAAGTGTCCTTGCTCCTCCAAAAGATGTTGTGGACTTGCAAGTAGAAGGATATGGAAATGTTAATATTTTCACATACAATGAACTGAGGGCAGCCACAAAAAACTTCCGGCCAGACCAAATTCTTGGAGAGGGTGGATTTGGAGTTGTTTACAAAGGTGTAATTGATGAAAATGTTAGAGTAGGTTTTCCATCTAGACAGGTTGCTGTTAAAGAACTAAACCCAGAGGGCTTTCAGGAGACAAGGAATGGGCTG GCCGAAGTCAACTATCTTGGGCAACTAAGTCATCCAAATCTAGTCGAACTGATTGGCTATTGCTGTGAGGGTTCACATAGACTTCTTGTCTACGAGTACATGGCTTGTGGCAGCCTTGAAAAACACCTTTTTCGCC GGGTTTGCCTTAATATGCCATGGTCAACACGCATGAAGATTGCGCTGGGTGCCGCAAGGGGGCTTGAGTACCTTCATGGAGCCGAGAGATCCATCATCTATCGGGATTTCAAGACGTCAAACATCTTGTTAGATGCG GACTACAATGCTAAGCTTTCAGACTTTGGTCTCGCAAGAACAGGACCTAGTGGAGACCAAACCCATGTGTCAACTCGGGTCATGGGAACTTATGGATATGCAGCTCCAGAATATGTCATGACTG GCCATCTGACCGCACGAAGTGATGTTTACGGCTTTGGCGTTGTGCTTCTAGAGATGATTATTGGAAGGAGGGCTGTGGACAAGAGTCGGCCAACCCGTGAGCATAACCTAGTTGATTGGGCACGCCCCCTCCTTGTCCACAACCGGAAGCTATTCAGGATCATTGATCCCAGAATGGAGGGGCAGTACTCCACCAAGGCCGCCATTGAGGTGGCAAGCCTCGCATACCGTTGCCTGAGTCAGAACCCCAAAGGGCGACCAACTATGAGCCAAGTTGTTGAGACCTTTGAGGCGGTGCAGAACATGCCTGAATGCCAAGACATACTCCTCCAGAACAGTATCACTGGTGCTGTGACACTCTATGAGGTCCCGAAGGAGCCTGCAGAGAGTgttgagaaggagaaggccAAACAGGAACCAGCAGTAAAGACCGCCGCTGTGCCGCCTGTGAATGGAAAACCAGTCCCCCAGAGCAGGCGAACACGGCCTGGGAACGGCCGGAGCAAGAGTGAGCCGTCGTTGGAGTGCAAGATGTACATCCCGTCACCAGACTCTGACGGACAGCAGCTCGGCCTGGAGACGCTTGCATCCCCTTCCAGAAACGGAAGTATGCAGGACCCTCCTGACGAGGATTTGTACAAGATTTAA
- the LOC101778125 gene encoding uncharacterized protein LOC101778125, with translation MLAKFRPLMATAAKARAPPVVAASTSAAAAAAERDEHVHYKHTDACHHLRWTAKESYEYMYARPWSRVVDFYAELVRTGAGAAGLAKLFGKDEKDYSLDTTGENYLAPSEKQTATISSKDRGGRWERVTFKIVLSYHGGSFDGWQKQPGLNTVQGLVEKHLGQFVDERKAKQLEARSLPIEGGAIVAGRTDKGVTALQQVCSFYTWRKDVKSEDIKDAIKEAAPDKLKPLHVSEVAREFHPNFAAKWRRYMYIFPLDEDAKSIIGEGHSEVLKNSEHIIKPQSFDVAKVDEILRKLAGKTLSYKMFARDTQASRSVGPPTECFMFHSRAAAAKLYCANEDYKEGLSVMCVELVANRFLRKMVRVLVATAIREAAAGAGEDALLNLMEATDRRATAPPAPPEGLCLVDVGYKDFSKQRCFIVD, from the exons ATGCTCGCCAAGTTCCGACCCCTCATGGCAacggcggcgaaggcgagggcgccgccggtggTAGCGGCTTCCacatccgcggcggcggcggcggcggagcgggacgAACACGTGCACTACAAGCACACCGACGCGTGCCACCACCTCCGGTGGACAGCCAA GGAGAGCTACGAGTACATGTACGCGCGGCCATGGAGCAGGGTGGTCGACTTCTATGCCGAGCTCGTgcgcaccggcgccggcgcggcggggctaGCCAAGCTGTTTGGGAAAGATGAG AAAGATTACAGCCTTGATACTACTGGAGAGAATTACCTAGCACCATCAGAAAAACAAACGGCAACAATTTCCTCCAAAGATCGTGGAGGAAGGTGGGAAAGAGTAACATTTAAAATTGTTCTTTCATACCACGGGGGGTCGTTCGATGGCTGGCAAAAGCAGCCTGGCCTCAATACTGTTCAGGG GTTAGTGGAGAAACATCTTGGACAATTTGTTGATGAGCGAAAAGCCAAACAGCTTGAAGCAAGATCTTTGCCAATTGAAGGCGGTGCCATTGTTGCTGGGCGCACTGACAAAGGGGTGACTGCTCTTCAGCAAGTTTGCTCATTTT ATACATGGAGAAAGGATGTGAAATCTGAAGATATAAAAGATGCTATAAAGGAGGCTGCTCCAGATAAACTTAAACCTTTGCATGTGTCAGAG GTTGCACGTGAGTTTCATCCTAATTTTGCAGCCAAATGGAGGAGATACATGTACATTTTTCCTCTTGATGAGGATGCTAAATCGATCATTGGGGAAGGACACTCTGAAGTGTTAAAGAATTCTGAGCACATCATAAAACCTCAGAGCTTTGATGTGGCAAAGGTTGACGAAATTCTTAGAAAACTTGCTGGAAAGACATTATCCTACAAGATGTTTGCACGTGACACGCAAGCTTCACGCAGTGT TGGCCCACCTACAGAATGTTTCATGTTCCATTCTCGAGCTGCAGCGGCCAAACTATATTGCGCTAATGAG GATTACAAAGAAGGCTTGAGTGTCATGTGCGTTGAGCTAGTTGCAAACAGGTTTCTACGcaag ATGGTTAGGGTTCTTGTTGCTACTGCCATACGagaggctgctgctggtgccggAGAGGATGCTCTGTTGAATCTGATGGAAGCCACTGACAGGCGTGCCACAGCTCCTCCGGCACCACCGGAGGGCCTCTGCCTCGTCGATGTTGGTTACAAAGATTTCAGTAAACAGAGGTGCTTCATAGTTGATTAA
- the LOC101776887 gene encoding endonuclease V yields MGDEQGYQEEGDDYDLVLQKQEWIKTQDMLKSKIILEDDFVWSLPSVGSSSGEDARGKLKYIGGTDISFLKEDPSTACAAVVILDAVTLEVVHEEFVVVQLQVPYIPGFLAFREAPILLGLLEKVKNNAHDFYPQVLMVDGNGLLHPRGFGLACHLGVLADLPTIGVGKNLHHVDGLNQSEVRRQLEGKENCDKEFISLTGRSGTTWGVAMRSCPGSLKPVYISVGHRISLDSAAAIVKLCCKYRVPEPTRQADIRSKVFLQKLQRPEQ; encoded by the exons ATGGGTGATGAACAAGGATAccaagaagaaggagatgacTATGATTTGGTGCTGCAGAAACAAGAATGGATCAA AACACAAGACATGCTCAAGAGCAAGATTATTCTTGAAGATGATTTTGTTTGGAGTTTACCTTCGGTAGGCTCAAGTTCAGGTGAAGATGCAAGGGGCAAACTGAAGTATATTGGTGGGACTGACATTAGCTTCTTAAAGGAAGATCCATCCACAGCATGCGCCGCAGTGGTGATTCTAGATGCTGTCACTTTGGAAGTTGTCCATGAAGAGTTTGTTGTTGTTCAACTGCAAGTGCCGTATATTCCTGGTTTCCTTGCATTCAGAGAG GCTCCAATTCTTCTTGGACTCTTGGAGAAGGTGAAGAACAATGCACATGATTTCTACCCTCAG GTTCTCATGGTTGATGGAAATGGATTACTCCATCCGCGAG GTTTTGGTTTAGCTTGTCATCTTGGCGTCCTTGCAGACCTTCCTACCATCGGAGTTGGGAAAAAT CTGCATCATGTAGATGGACTTAACCAATCTGAAGTCAGAAGGCAGCTCGAGGGAAAAGAAAACTGCGATAAGGAGTTCATTTCATTGACTGGACGGTCCGGGACGACATGGGGCGTG GCGATGCGTTCCTGCCCTGGTTCATTGAAACCAGTCTACATCTCAGTTGGGCATCGCATTTCGCTTGATTCGGCAGCCGCGATAGTGAAGCTGTGCTGCAAATACCGTGTTCCTGAGCCAACTCGGCAG GCTGATATAAGATCGAAGGTGTTCCTGCAGAAGCTCCAAAGACCAGAGCAGTAA